Part of the Sulfitobacter sp. S190 genome, CGGCGAGTTTGACATGTTCGATCCGGAAAACGATCCCGACGGCTGCCATGACTTCGGTGCCGTTGACATCGCAGGCGAGAAGGTCTTCTGGAAAATCAATCTCTATGAGGCCGGTTCGGATTTCCGGTATGGCGCGGAGACACCGGACAACCCGGAGACGACGATCCGCGTGCTCACGATCATGTTTGCGCGCGATTGGTAGGGCAGGGAGCCCCGCCATCACAACTGAAAGGCCCGCTGACCCGAAAAGGGAAAGTGGGCCTTTTGTCTTTTTGATCTTCGGAACTGGAGATCGGTTGCGGCGCTTCATGGCCCGTGGCCCAAACAGATCAAAAAGGACATTCCATGACACAC contains:
- a CDS encoding DUF3768 domain-containing protein gives rise to the protein MDNLDTNAPAHPDISAIAAQNDAFRKFFCLGTIPDRAIPGRLHVTRSIMEAGDGILNAAVQAVGEFDMFDPENDPDGCHDFGAVDIAGEKVFWKINLYEAGSDFRYGAETPDNPETTIRVLTIMFARDW